A genomic segment from Nicotiana tabacum cultivar K326 chromosome 7, ASM71507v2, whole genome shotgun sequence encodes:
- the LOC107797684 gene encoding kinesin-like protein KIN-7D, mitochondrial isoform X3, with the protein MVLQVVERHTLCMVIKVLQTPGREFLLRVSYLEIYNEVINDLLDPTGQNLRIREDTQGTYVEGIKEEVVLSPGHALSFIAAGEEHRHVGSNNFNLLSSRSHTIFTLMIESSAHGDEYDGVIFSQLSLIDLAGSESSKTETTGLRRKEGSYINKSLLTLGTVIGKLSEGSASHVPYRDSKLTRLLQSSLSGHGHVSLVCTVTPASSNMEETHNTLKFASRAKRVEIYASRNKIIDEKSLIKKYQKEISCLKQELDQLRRGMLVGVNHEELITLKQQLEEGQVKMQSRLEEEEDAKAALLSRIQKLTKLILVSSKNSIPGCLGDVAVHQRSQSASEDDKLDCSVLVDSENQRDPSSETSDVEHRRSSSKWNDNISQAGSTITESTQKGVPMSDQMDLLVEQVKMLAGEIAFSTSTLKRMMEQSANDPENSKTRTEIQSLECDIQEKREQMRILEQRIVDIGEASVTSASLVEMQQTLLKLMTQCSEQGFELEIKSADNRILQEELQNKCLENKELQETICNLEQQLAALKVEKSYPSSEQQGVSDEYIDDLKKKIQLQDIDNDKLKLELVQSVEENSGLRVQNQKLSEEASYAKELASAAAVELKNLAGEVTKLSIQNTKLEKELLAARQILNSRNSIAQTGSARCGKHGENLWQGRRGRVSGREIEIAGVVRDGFGPWNLDHEDLKMELQARKQCEAALEAALVEKEILEDEYKKKVEEGKKREAALENDLANMWVLVAQLRKENGAMQDLKTVAEKQNVRGDNRNDPKVNDSEYSDPILDDGRTMDHATAVAEILKEDILVARLKARMQEMKEKEHRYLGNVDANSHVCKVCFESPSSAMLLPCRHFCLCKSCSLACAECPICRTKITDRIFAYT; encoded by the exons ATGGTGTTACAAGTAGTGGAAAGACACACACTATGCAT GGTGATCAAAGTTCTCCAG ACTCCTGGACGTGAATTCTTACTTCGTGTATCATATCTTGAAATCTATAATGAG GTTATCAATGACTTGCTGGATCCAACAGGACAGAATTTGCGTATTAGGGAAGACACCCAG GGTACTTATGTTGAAGGTATAAAGGAGGAAGTTGTTTTGTCACCTGGGCATGCTCTTTCTTTTATTGCTGCTGGGGAAG AGCACCGCCACGTTGGTTCAAATAATTTTAATCTGTTGAGTAGCCGCAGTCACACAATATTCACCTTG ATGATTGAAAGTAGTGCCCATGGTGATGAATATGATGGTGTGATCTTCTCACAGCTT AGCTTGATTGATCTAGCTGGATCTGAGAGCTCTAAAACTGAAACTACAGGATTACGACGAAAAGAAGGCTCATACATAAACAAAAGTCTCCTGACTCTTGGAACT GTCATTGGAAAATTAAGTGAAGGGAGTGCATCTCATGTTCCGTATCGAGATTCTAAACTTACTCGCCTACTACAATCTTCACTTAGTGGGCATGGACATGTTTCT CTCGTATGCACTGTTACTCCTGCTTCAAGCAATATGGAAGAAACCCATAATACGTTAAAGTTTGCAAGCAGGGCAAAGCGTGTTGAGATTTATGCATCACGCAACAAG ATTATTGATGAGAAGTCACTGATTAAGAAATATCAGAAAGAAATATCTTGTCTCAAGCAAGAGCTTGATCAGCTAAGAAGGGGGATGCTTGTAGGAGTCAATCATGAAGAACTTATTACCCTGAAACAGCAG TTGGAAGAGGGACAAGTGAAGATGCAGTCAAGGTTGGAGGAGGAAGAGGATGCCAAGGCTGCTCTACTGAGCCGGATACAGAAGCTAACTAAACTGATCCTTGTTTCTTCAAAGAATTCAATTCCTGGGTGTTTGGGGGATGTTGCTGTACATCAGAGGAGTCAGTCTGCTTCTGAAGATGAT AAGTTGGATTGTTCTGTGCTCGTTGATAGCGAGAATCAGAGAGATCCTTCATCAGAGACTTCTGATGTTGAACACAGAAGATCTTCAAGCAAGTGGAATGATAATATCTCCCAGGCTGGAAGTACGATTACTGAATCAACTCAG AAAGGAGTTCCAATGTCAGATCAGATGGACCTCCTTGTTGAGCAAGTTAAGATGCTTGCTGGAGAGATTGCATTTAGTACGAGTACATTGAAAAGAATGATGGAGCAGTCTGCGAATGATCCTGAGAATTCAAAAACTCGTACTGAA ATTCAAAGTTTGGAGTGTGACATTCAAGAAAAGAGAGAGCAGATGAGGATCTTAGAACAGCGCATTGTTGACATTGGTGAAGCATCAGTCACCAGTGCATCTTTAGTTGAAATGCAGCAG ACTTTGCTGAAGCTGATGACACAATGTAGTGAACAGGGCTTTGAGCTTGAG ATAAAATCAGCAGACAATCGGATTCTCCAGGAAGAGCTGCAGAACAAG TGTTTAGAGAACAAGGAACTGCAGGAAACTATTTGTAATCTTGAGCAGCAGCTAGCCGCACTGAAGGTGGAAAAGTCATACCCCTCATCAGAACAACAGGGTGTATCAGACGAGTATATTGATGACCTTAAGAAGAAAATTCAGTTGCAG GATATTGATAATGATAAGTTGAAGTTGGAACTTGTTCAGAGTGTAGAGGAGAACAGTGGATTGCGAGTACAGAACCAGAAATTGTCTGAAGAAGCCTCATATGCAAAAGAATTGGCATCTGCTGCTGCAGTAGAACTGAAAAATTTGGCTGGTGAGGTGACAAAGCTATCGATACAGAATACAAAACtcgagaaagagttgttggctgCTCGCCAAATATTGAATTCTAGGAATTCCATAGCACAAACTGGTAGTGCTCGTTGCGGAAAGCATGGTGAAAACCTATGGCAAGGACGTAGAGGTCGGGTTTCTGGACGAGAAATTGAAATTGCTGGAGTTGTTCGTGATGGGTTTGGCCCATGGAATCTGGATCATGAAGATTTAAAAATGGAGTTGCAGGCAAGAAAACAATGTGAGGCAGCTCTGGAGGCTGCTTTGGTTGAGAAGGAAATACTGGAAGATGAGTACAAGAAAAAGGTTGAAGAGGGAAAAAAAAGGGAGGCAGCTCTGGAAAATGATTTAGCAAATATGTGGGTGCTTGTTGCTCAGCTTAGGAAAGAGAATGGTGCCATGCAAGATTTAAAGACAGTAGCAGAAAAGCAGAATGTTCGAGGAGACAATAGGAATGATCCAAAAGTGAATGATAGTGAGTACAGTGACCCCATCCTCGATGATGGCCGGACCATGGATCATGCAACTGCAGTTGCAGAGATTCTCAAGGAAGACATTCTTGTTGCCCGCTTGAAG GCTCGAATGCAAGagatgaaggaaaaggaacacaGATATTTGGGAAATGTTGATGCAAATTCACATGTATGTAAAGTCTGTTTCGAATCACCAAGTTCTGCGATGCTCCTTCCTTGCCGACATTTTTGCT TGTGTAAATCTTGTTCCCTTGCCTGTGCCGAGTGTCCAATCTGTCGGACTAAAATTACAGATAGAATTTTTGCTTATACTTGA
- the LOC107797684 gene encoding kinesin-like protein KIN-7D, mitochondrial isoform X1, with the protein MAASSSRGRSSSPFHYRKSSSPYSSTSSSSSFMNSRLMPKSCSSTATSFFGSGTGFSSKSMTPSRDRTDSAYSRGYGNRTPVNFQSTEELLAEPVDMSRAGESISVTVRFRPMSEREYNKGDEIAWYADGDKIVRNEYNAATAFAFDRVFGPDTCTQEVYEIAARPVVKAAMEGVNGTVFAYGVTSSGKTHTMHGDQSSPGIIPLAIKDVFSIIQDTPGREFLLRVSYLEIYNEVINDLLDPTGQNLRIREDTQGTYVEGIKEEVVLSPGHALSFIAAGEEHRHVGSNNFNLLSSRSHTIFTLMIESSAHGDEYDGVIFSQLSLIDLAGSESSKTETTGLRRKEGSYINKSLLTLGTVIGKLSEGSASHVPYRDSKLTRLLQSSLSGHGHVSLVCTVTPASSNMEETHNTLKFASRAKRVEIYASRNKIIDEKSLIKKYQKEISCLKQELDQLRRGMLVGVNHEELITLKQQLEEGQVKMQSRLEEEEDAKAALLSRIQKLTKLILVSSKNSIPGCLGDVAVHQRSQSASEDDKLDCSVLVDSENQRDPSSETSDVEHRRSSSKWNDNISQAGSTITESTQKGVPMSDQMDLLVEQVKMLAGEIAFSTSTLKRMMEQSANDPENSKTRTEIQSLECDIQEKREQMRILEQRIVDIGEASVTSASLVEMQQTLLKLMTQCSEQGFELEIKSADNRILQEELQNKCLENKELQETICNLEQQLAALKVEKSYPSSEQQGVSDEYIDDLKKKIQLQDIDNDKLKLELVQSVEENSGLRVQNQKLSEEASYAKELASAAAVELKNLAGEVTKLSIQNTKLEKELLAARQILNSRNSIAQTGSARCGKHGENLWQGRRGRVSGREIEIAGVVRDGFGPWNLDHEDLKMELQARKQCEAALEAALVEKEILEDEYKKKVEEGKKREAALENDLANMWVLVAQLRKENGAMQDLKTVAEKQNVRGDNRNDPKVNDSEYSDPILDDGRTMDHATAVAEILKEDILVARLKARMQEMKEKEHRYLGNVDANSHVCKVCFESPSSAMLLPCRHFCLCKSCSLACAECPICRTKITDRIFAYT; encoded by the exons ATGGCGGCTTCTTCGTCTAGAGGGAGAAGTAGCTCGCCGTTTCACTACCGTAAGTCATCGAGTCCGTACTCGTCTACTTCGTCCTCATCATCTTTCATGAACAGTAGGCTCATGCCGAAATCATGTTCGTCCACGGCGACGTCGTTTTTCGGCTCTGGAACTGGCTTCAGCTCCAAATCCATGACTCCGAGCCGGGACCGGACTGATTCGGCGTATTCTCGCGGTTACGGAAATCGTACGCCGGTCAATTTTCAGTCAACGGAGGAGTTGCTTGCTGAGCCAGTGGATATGTCCAGAGCGGGAGAGAGTATTTCGGTCACAGTTAGGTTTCGGCCAATGAG CGAACGAGAATATAACAAAGGCGATGAAATTGCGTGGTATGCTGATGGTGATAAAATTGTACGGAACGAGTATAATGCTGCAACAGCTTTTGCATTTG ATAGAGTTTTTGGACCTGATACATGTACACAGGAGGTTTATGAAATTGCTGCTCGACCTGTGGTAAAGGCTGCAATGGAGGGCGTAAACG GCACAGTATTTGCTTATGGTGTTACAAGTAGTGGAAAGACACACACTATGCAT GGTGATCAAAGTTCTCCAGGTATAATTCCGCTCGCAATAAAGGATGTTTTTAGCATTATTCAAGAT ACTCCTGGACGTGAATTCTTACTTCGTGTATCATATCTTGAAATCTATAATGAG GTTATCAATGACTTGCTGGATCCAACAGGACAGAATTTGCGTATTAGGGAAGACACCCAG GGTACTTATGTTGAAGGTATAAAGGAGGAAGTTGTTTTGTCACCTGGGCATGCTCTTTCTTTTATTGCTGCTGGGGAAG AGCACCGCCACGTTGGTTCAAATAATTTTAATCTGTTGAGTAGCCGCAGTCACACAATATTCACCTTG ATGATTGAAAGTAGTGCCCATGGTGATGAATATGATGGTGTGATCTTCTCACAGCTT AGCTTGATTGATCTAGCTGGATCTGAGAGCTCTAAAACTGAAACTACAGGATTACGACGAAAAGAAGGCTCATACATAAACAAAAGTCTCCTGACTCTTGGAACT GTCATTGGAAAATTAAGTGAAGGGAGTGCATCTCATGTTCCGTATCGAGATTCTAAACTTACTCGCCTACTACAATCTTCACTTAGTGGGCATGGACATGTTTCT CTCGTATGCACTGTTACTCCTGCTTCAAGCAATATGGAAGAAACCCATAATACGTTAAAGTTTGCAAGCAGGGCAAAGCGTGTTGAGATTTATGCATCACGCAACAAG ATTATTGATGAGAAGTCACTGATTAAGAAATATCAGAAAGAAATATCTTGTCTCAAGCAAGAGCTTGATCAGCTAAGAAGGGGGATGCTTGTAGGAGTCAATCATGAAGAACTTATTACCCTGAAACAGCAG TTGGAAGAGGGACAAGTGAAGATGCAGTCAAGGTTGGAGGAGGAAGAGGATGCCAAGGCTGCTCTACTGAGCCGGATACAGAAGCTAACTAAACTGATCCTTGTTTCTTCAAAGAATTCAATTCCTGGGTGTTTGGGGGATGTTGCTGTACATCAGAGGAGTCAGTCTGCTTCTGAAGATGAT AAGTTGGATTGTTCTGTGCTCGTTGATAGCGAGAATCAGAGAGATCCTTCATCAGAGACTTCTGATGTTGAACACAGAAGATCTTCAAGCAAGTGGAATGATAATATCTCCCAGGCTGGAAGTACGATTACTGAATCAACTCAG AAAGGAGTTCCAATGTCAGATCAGATGGACCTCCTTGTTGAGCAAGTTAAGATGCTTGCTGGAGAGATTGCATTTAGTACGAGTACATTGAAAAGAATGATGGAGCAGTCTGCGAATGATCCTGAGAATTCAAAAACTCGTACTGAA ATTCAAAGTTTGGAGTGTGACATTCAAGAAAAGAGAGAGCAGATGAGGATCTTAGAACAGCGCATTGTTGACATTGGTGAAGCATCAGTCACCAGTGCATCTTTAGTTGAAATGCAGCAG ACTTTGCTGAAGCTGATGACACAATGTAGTGAACAGGGCTTTGAGCTTGAG ATAAAATCAGCAGACAATCGGATTCTCCAGGAAGAGCTGCAGAACAAG TGTTTAGAGAACAAGGAACTGCAGGAAACTATTTGTAATCTTGAGCAGCAGCTAGCCGCACTGAAGGTGGAAAAGTCATACCCCTCATCAGAACAACAGGGTGTATCAGACGAGTATATTGATGACCTTAAGAAGAAAATTCAGTTGCAG GATATTGATAATGATAAGTTGAAGTTGGAACTTGTTCAGAGTGTAGAGGAGAACAGTGGATTGCGAGTACAGAACCAGAAATTGTCTGAAGAAGCCTCATATGCAAAAGAATTGGCATCTGCTGCTGCAGTAGAACTGAAAAATTTGGCTGGTGAGGTGACAAAGCTATCGATACAGAATACAAAACtcgagaaagagttgttggctgCTCGCCAAATATTGAATTCTAGGAATTCCATAGCACAAACTGGTAGTGCTCGTTGCGGAAAGCATGGTGAAAACCTATGGCAAGGACGTAGAGGTCGGGTTTCTGGACGAGAAATTGAAATTGCTGGAGTTGTTCGTGATGGGTTTGGCCCATGGAATCTGGATCATGAAGATTTAAAAATGGAGTTGCAGGCAAGAAAACAATGTGAGGCAGCTCTGGAGGCTGCTTTGGTTGAGAAGGAAATACTGGAAGATGAGTACAAGAAAAAGGTTGAAGAGGGAAAAAAAAGGGAGGCAGCTCTGGAAAATGATTTAGCAAATATGTGGGTGCTTGTTGCTCAGCTTAGGAAAGAGAATGGTGCCATGCAAGATTTAAAGACAGTAGCAGAAAAGCAGAATGTTCGAGGAGACAATAGGAATGATCCAAAAGTGAATGATAGTGAGTACAGTGACCCCATCCTCGATGATGGCCGGACCATGGATCATGCAACTGCAGTTGCAGAGATTCTCAAGGAAGACATTCTTGTTGCCCGCTTGAAG GCTCGAATGCAAGagatgaaggaaaaggaacacaGATATTTGGGAAATGTTGATGCAAATTCACATGTATGTAAAGTCTGTTTCGAATCACCAAGTTCTGCGATGCTCCTTCCTTGCCGACATTTTTGCT TGTGTAAATCTTGTTCCCTTGCCTGTGCCGAGTGTCCAATCTGTCGGACTAAAATTACAGATAGAATTTTTGCTTATACTTGA
- the LOC107797652 gene encoding B-box zinc finger protein 20-like: protein MKIQCDVCDKEEAAVYCSADEATLCQRCDYQVHHANKLASKHLRFSLIHPSFKDSPRCDICQERRALLFCKEDRAILCKECDLHIHKANEHTKKHNRFLLTGVQLSSAVASYNQTSSSSSPTGSAASNAENYKSCTSSSGILKSSSTVESTPNFQEGSVSTSSISEYLIETLPGWHVEDFLEYPCSFPYEF, encoded by the exons atgaagatTCAATGTGATGTTTGTGATAAAGAAGAGGCAGCAGTTTATTGTTCAGCAGATGAAGCTACTCTTTGTCAACGTTGTGATTATCAAGTTCACCATGCTAACAAGCTTGCTAGCAAACACCTTCGTTTTTCTTTAATTCATCCTTCTTTCAAAGACTCTCCTCGTTGTGACATCTGTCAG GAGAGACGAGCATTACTCTTTTGCAAAGAAGATAGAGCAATTCTTTGCAAAGAATGCGACTTACATATACACAAAGCAAATGAACATACCAAGAAACACAACAGGTTTCTTCTAACTGGAGTGCAGCTCTCTTCTGCTGTTGCATCTTATAACCAAACTTCATCATCTTCATCCCCTACTGGATCTGCTGCAAGTAATGCTGAAAATTACAAATCTTGTACTAGTAGTTCTGGGATATTGAAGAGTAGTTCGACTGTAGAATCAACACCTAATTTTCAAGAGGGTTCAGTTTCAACTAGTAGTATATCGGAGTATTTGATTGAAACTCTTCCTGGTTGGCATGTTGAAGATTTTCTTGAGTATCCATGTTCTTTTCCCTATG AGTTTTGA
- the LOC107797684 gene encoding kinesin-like protein KIN-7D, mitochondrial isoform X2, with the protein MAASSSRGRSSSPFHYRKSSSPYSSTSSSSSFMNSRLMPKSCSSTATSFFGSGTGFSSKSMTPSRDRTDSAYSRGYGNRTPVNFQSTEELLAEPVDMSRAGESISVTVRFRPMSEREYNKGDEIAWYADGDKIVRNEYNAATAFAFDRVFGPDTCTQEVYEIAARPVVKAAMEGVNGTVFAYGVTSSGKTHTMHGDQSSPGIIPLAIKDVFSIIQDTPGREFLLRVSYLEIYNEVINDLLDPTGQNLRIREDTQGTYVEGIKEEVVLSPGHALSFIAAGEEHRHVGSNNFNLLSSRSHTIFTLMIESSAHGDEYDGVIFSQLSLIDLAGSESSKTETTGLRRKEGSYINKSLLTLGTVIGKLSEGSASHVPYRDSKLTRLLQSSLSGHGHVSLVCTVTPASSNMEETHNTLKFASRAKRVEIYASRNKIIDEKSLIKKYQKEISCLKQELDQLRRGMLVGVNHEELITLKQQLEEGQVKMQSRLEEEEDAKAALLSRIQKLTKLILVSSKNSIPGCLGDVAVHQRSQSASEDDLDCSVLVDSENQRDPSSETSDVEHRRSSSKWNDNISQAGSTITESTQKGVPMSDQMDLLVEQVKMLAGEIAFSTSTLKRMMEQSANDPENSKTRTEIQSLECDIQEKREQMRILEQRIVDIGEASVTSASLVEMQQTLLKLMTQCSEQGFELEIKSADNRILQEELQNKCLENKELQETICNLEQQLAALKVEKSYPSSEQQGVSDEYIDDLKKKIQLQDIDNDKLKLELVQSVEENSGLRVQNQKLSEEASYAKELASAAAVELKNLAGEVTKLSIQNTKLEKELLAARQILNSRNSIAQTGSARCGKHGENLWQGRRGRVSGREIEIAGVVRDGFGPWNLDHEDLKMELQARKQCEAALEAALVEKEILEDEYKKKVEEGKKREAALENDLANMWVLVAQLRKENGAMQDLKTVAEKQNVRGDNRNDPKVNDSEYSDPILDDGRTMDHATAVAEILKEDILVARLKARMQEMKEKEHRYLGNVDANSHVCKVCFESPSSAMLLPCRHFCLCKSCSLACAECPICRTKITDRIFAYT; encoded by the exons ATGGCGGCTTCTTCGTCTAGAGGGAGAAGTAGCTCGCCGTTTCACTACCGTAAGTCATCGAGTCCGTACTCGTCTACTTCGTCCTCATCATCTTTCATGAACAGTAGGCTCATGCCGAAATCATGTTCGTCCACGGCGACGTCGTTTTTCGGCTCTGGAACTGGCTTCAGCTCCAAATCCATGACTCCGAGCCGGGACCGGACTGATTCGGCGTATTCTCGCGGTTACGGAAATCGTACGCCGGTCAATTTTCAGTCAACGGAGGAGTTGCTTGCTGAGCCAGTGGATATGTCCAGAGCGGGAGAGAGTATTTCGGTCACAGTTAGGTTTCGGCCAATGAG CGAACGAGAATATAACAAAGGCGATGAAATTGCGTGGTATGCTGATGGTGATAAAATTGTACGGAACGAGTATAATGCTGCAACAGCTTTTGCATTTG ATAGAGTTTTTGGACCTGATACATGTACACAGGAGGTTTATGAAATTGCTGCTCGACCTGTGGTAAAGGCTGCAATGGAGGGCGTAAACG GCACAGTATTTGCTTATGGTGTTACAAGTAGTGGAAAGACACACACTATGCAT GGTGATCAAAGTTCTCCAGGTATAATTCCGCTCGCAATAAAGGATGTTTTTAGCATTATTCAAGAT ACTCCTGGACGTGAATTCTTACTTCGTGTATCATATCTTGAAATCTATAATGAG GTTATCAATGACTTGCTGGATCCAACAGGACAGAATTTGCGTATTAGGGAAGACACCCAG GGTACTTATGTTGAAGGTATAAAGGAGGAAGTTGTTTTGTCACCTGGGCATGCTCTTTCTTTTATTGCTGCTGGGGAAG AGCACCGCCACGTTGGTTCAAATAATTTTAATCTGTTGAGTAGCCGCAGTCACACAATATTCACCTTG ATGATTGAAAGTAGTGCCCATGGTGATGAATATGATGGTGTGATCTTCTCACAGCTT AGCTTGATTGATCTAGCTGGATCTGAGAGCTCTAAAACTGAAACTACAGGATTACGACGAAAAGAAGGCTCATACATAAACAAAAGTCTCCTGACTCTTGGAACT GTCATTGGAAAATTAAGTGAAGGGAGTGCATCTCATGTTCCGTATCGAGATTCTAAACTTACTCGCCTACTACAATCTTCACTTAGTGGGCATGGACATGTTTCT CTCGTATGCACTGTTACTCCTGCTTCAAGCAATATGGAAGAAACCCATAATACGTTAAAGTTTGCAAGCAGGGCAAAGCGTGTTGAGATTTATGCATCACGCAACAAG ATTATTGATGAGAAGTCACTGATTAAGAAATATCAGAAAGAAATATCTTGTCTCAAGCAAGAGCTTGATCAGCTAAGAAGGGGGATGCTTGTAGGAGTCAATCATGAAGAACTTATTACCCTGAAACAGCAG TTGGAAGAGGGACAAGTGAAGATGCAGTCAAGGTTGGAGGAGGAAGAGGATGCCAAGGCTGCTCTACTGAGCCGGATACAGAAGCTAACTAAACTGATCCTTGTTTCTTCAAAGAATTCAATTCCTGGGTGTTTGGGGGATGTTGCTGTACATCAGAGGAGTCAGTCTGCTTCTGAAGATGAT TTGGATTGTTCTGTGCTCGTTGATAGCGAGAATCAGAGAGATCCTTCATCAGAGACTTCTGATGTTGAACACAGAAGATCTTCAAGCAAGTGGAATGATAATATCTCCCAGGCTGGAAGTACGATTACTGAATCAACTCAG AAAGGAGTTCCAATGTCAGATCAGATGGACCTCCTTGTTGAGCAAGTTAAGATGCTTGCTGGAGAGATTGCATTTAGTACGAGTACATTGAAAAGAATGATGGAGCAGTCTGCGAATGATCCTGAGAATTCAAAAACTCGTACTGAA ATTCAAAGTTTGGAGTGTGACATTCAAGAAAAGAGAGAGCAGATGAGGATCTTAGAACAGCGCATTGTTGACATTGGTGAAGCATCAGTCACCAGTGCATCTTTAGTTGAAATGCAGCAG ACTTTGCTGAAGCTGATGACACAATGTAGTGAACAGGGCTTTGAGCTTGAG ATAAAATCAGCAGACAATCGGATTCTCCAGGAAGAGCTGCAGAACAAG TGTTTAGAGAACAAGGAACTGCAGGAAACTATTTGTAATCTTGAGCAGCAGCTAGCCGCACTGAAGGTGGAAAAGTCATACCCCTCATCAGAACAACAGGGTGTATCAGACGAGTATATTGATGACCTTAAGAAGAAAATTCAGTTGCAG GATATTGATAATGATAAGTTGAAGTTGGAACTTGTTCAGAGTGTAGAGGAGAACAGTGGATTGCGAGTACAGAACCAGAAATTGTCTGAAGAAGCCTCATATGCAAAAGAATTGGCATCTGCTGCTGCAGTAGAACTGAAAAATTTGGCTGGTGAGGTGACAAAGCTATCGATACAGAATACAAAACtcgagaaagagttgttggctgCTCGCCAAATATTGAATTCTAGGAATTCCATAGCACAAACTGGTAGTGCTCGTTGCGGAAAGCATGGTGAAAACCTATGGCAAGGACGTAGAGGTCGGGTTTCTGGACGAGAAATTGAAATTGCTGGAGTTGTTCGTGATGGGTTTGGCCCATGGAATCTGGATCATGAAGATTTAAAAATGGAGTTGCAGGCAAGAAAACAATGTGAGGCAGCTCTGGAGGCTGCTTTGGTTGAGAAGGAAATACTGGAAGATGAGTACAAGAAAAAGGTTGAAGAGGGAAAAAAAAGGGAGGCAGCTCTGGAAAATGATTTAGCAAATATGTGGGTGCTTGTTGCTCAGCTTAGGAAAGAGAATGGTGCCATGCAAGATTTAAAGACAGTAGCAGAAAAGCAGAATGTTCGAGGAGACAATAGGAATGATCCAAAAGTGAATGATAGTGAGTACAGTGACCCCATCCTCGATGATGGCCGGACCATGGATCATGCAACTGCAGTTGCAGAGATTCTCAAGGAAGACATTCTTGTTGCCCGCTTGAAG GCTCGAATGCAAGagatgaaggaaaaggaacacaGATATTTGGGAAATGTTGATGCAAATTCACATGTATGTAAAGTCTGTTTCGAATCACCAAGTTCTGCGATGCTCCTTCCTTGCCGACATTTTTGCT TGTGTAAATCTTGTTCCCTTGCCTGTGCCGAGTGTCCAATCTGTCGGACTAAAATTACAGATAGAATTTTTGCTTATACTTGA